A stretch of Geomonas oryzisoli DNA encodes these proteins:
- a CDS encoding BCAM0308 family protein, with translation MPRGARITMEEKGQMAARSLEPYLPKKGLSEGTVCKGCGIVYRNKRWQIESGASASPSGDVLCPACQRIVGQDPAGVVTLSGPYLSQHREEILNTVRQQETRHREKNPLGRIMEIKEEDGGIVVTTTEDKLAQKIGRELYKSQRGELHYKWSHDQRMVRVEWSR, from the coding sequence ATGCCACGCGGAGCCAGAATAACCATGGAAGAGAAGGGGCAGATGGCGGCCCGAAGCCTTGAGCCTTACCTGCCCAAGAAAGGACTCTCGGAAGGAACCGTCTGCAAGGGGTGCGGTATCGTCTACCGCAACAAGCGCTGGCAGATTGAAAGCGGTGCGTCCGCCTCGCCCAGCGGCGATGTCCTCTGCCCGGCCTGCCAACGCATCGTAGGCCAAGACCCGGCCGGTGTCGTGACTCTGTCGGGGCCGTACCTCTCCCAACACCGGGAGGAGATCCTGAACACGGTGAGGCAGCAGGAGACCAGGCACAGGGAAAAGAATCCGCTGGGACGCATCATGGAGATCAAGGAGGAGGATGGCGGCATCGTCGTTACCACGACGGAGGACAAGCTGGCCCAGAAGATCGGACGCGAGCTTTACAAGTCGCAGCGCGGCGAGTTGCACTACAAGTGGAGCCACGACCAGCGCATGGTTCGCGTGGAGTGGAGTCGCTGA
- a CDS encoding DUF3820 family protein, with product MEDLFPDPAQLLKLARTRMPYGKYAGSLLVDLPEPYLVWMRQKGFPEGELGAMLECMYEVKANGLEYLFDPLLHR from the coding sequence TTGGAGGATCTTTTCCCCGACCCTGCCCAACTGCTGAAGCTGGCCCGCACCCGGATGCCTTACGGCAAGTACGCCGGCTCGCTGCTGGTGGACCTCCCGGAGCCTTACCTGGTCTGGATGCGACAGAAGGGGTTCCCCGAAGGGGAACTGGGGGCCATGCTCGAATGCATGTACGAGGTGAAGGCCAACGGCCTGGAGTACCTGTTCGATCCGCTGCTGCACCGCTGA
- a CDS encoding RtcB family protein — protein sequence MNVPAALKRISDTLWELPMSYKEGMLVPARIVASEKLINEMDAGVFEQVSNVATLPGIQRYAYCMPDGHWGYGFPIGGVAAMDPRSGVISPGGIGFDINCGMRLVLTNLTAEQVQPKLHQLVDRLFARIPTGVGCHGFVKLKQDDFRTVVQQGSRWCLKNGFATQEDLDMTEEGGCFPGADATHISEKAVERGYNQLGTLGSGNHYCEIQVVQPQNIMDRELADAFGLTTVPNQVVIMFHCGSRGFGHQVATDYLKLFLSVMERKYGIKIVDRELACAPFHSPEGQAYFSAMKCAVNMAFANRQVILHRIREVFSDVFHAAPDELGLRMVYDVAHNTAKLERHLINGSRKELLVHRKGSTRAFGPGLPGLPECYRKTGQPVIIGGSMETGSYLLAGMSTGGDAWFTTAHGSGRTMSRHEAKKNFRGDKLQREMEQRGIYVRTDSFGGLAEEAGAAYKNIDEVVEATELAGLSKRVARLVPIGNIKG from the coding sequence ATGAACGTACCAGCTGCACTGAAGCGGATCAGCGACACATTATGGGAACTGCCGATGAGCTACAAGGAAGGGATGCTGGTTCCCGCCAGGATCGTCGCCAGCGAGAAGCTGATCAACGAAATGGACGCCGGCGTGTTCGAGCAGGTAAGCAACGTCGCCACGCTCCCCGGCATCCAGCGCTACGCCTACTGCATGCCCGACGGGCACTGGGGCTACGGCTTCCCCATAGGCGGGGTCGCCGCCATGGATCCCCGCTCCGGCGTGATCTCTCCGGGCGGCATAGGTTTCGACATCAACTGCGGCATGCGGCTCGTGCTCACCAACCTGACCGCCGAGCAGGTCCAGCCCAAGCTGCACCAACTGGTCGATCGTCTCTTCGCCCGCATCCCCACCGGGGTCGGCTGCCACGGCTTCGTCAAGCTCAAGCAGGACGATTTCCGCACCGTGGTGCAGCAAGGGTCGCGCTGGTGCCTGAAAAACGGCTTCGCCACGCAGGAAGACCTGGACATGACCGAGGAAGGAGGCTGCTTCCCTGGGGCGGATGCCACCCACATCAGCGAGAAAGCGGTGGAGCGCGGCTACAACCAGTTGGGAACACTGGGGAGCGGCAACCACTACTGCGAGATCCAGGTGGTGCAGCCACAGAACATAATGGACCGCGAGCTCGCCGATGCCTTCGGCCTGACCACCGTCCCCAACCAGGTGGTGATCATGTTCCACTGCGGCAGCAGGGGGTTCGGACATCAGGTGGCCACGGACTATCTGAAGCTTTTCCTCTCAGTCATGGAGCGCAAGTACGGCATCAAGATCGTCGACAGGGAACTTGCCTGCGCTCCCTTCCACTCCCCCGAGGGGCAGGCCTACTTCAGCGCCATGAAGTGCGCCGTCAACATGGCCTTCGCCAACCGGCAGGTGATCCTGCACCGGATCCGCGAGGTATTCTCGGACGTCTTCCATGCCGCGCCGGATGAACTGGGCCTGCGTATGGTCTACGACGTCGCCCACAACACCGCCAAGCTGGAAAGGCACCTTATCAACGGCAGCCGGAAGGAACTGCTGGTCCACCGCAAGGGTTCCACCCGCGCCTTCGGCCCGGGGCTCCCCGGACTGCCGGAGTGCTACCGGAAGACGGGACAGCCGGTGATCATCGGGGGTAGCATGGAGACCGGCTCATACCTGCTGGCAGGCATGTCTACCGGGGGGGACGCCTGGTTTACCACGGCGCACGGCAGCGGCAGGACCATGAGCCGCCACGAGGCCAAGAAGAACTTTCGCGGCGACAAGCTGCAGCGCGAGATGGAACAGCGCGGCATCTACGTGCGCACCGACTCCTTCGGCGGCCTCGCGGAGGAGGCGGGTGCGGCCTACAAGAACATCGACGAGGTGGTGGAGGCGACCGAACTGGCCGGGCTGAGCAAGCGGGTGGCGCGCCTGGTGCCGATCGGGAATATAAAGGGGTAA
- a CDS encoding ABC transporter permease subunit (The N-terminal region of this protein, as described by TIGR01726, is a three transmembrane segment that identifies a subfamily of ABC transporter permease subunits, which specificities that include histidine, arginine, glutamine, glutamate, L-cystine (sic), the opines (in Agrobacterium) octopine and nopaline, etc.) yields the protein MKFFTGRVAKRSILLFSCVLLLLASACFAKDYDQLFTDANDAMAQGDLPAAIALLKKVEFEKGDESGAFVRSRMQIARLQFALKDMEQASSAAKEVLAVYPDNSEALNFLASVKQEQTPRYQVFIQDCLRFLPQLLKGAVMTITLVVCIILISPIGGLLIALGRISTFKPVSGLCWFFIWLFRGTPLLLQLFFIYYGLPSLGVTFKPFTAAILGLGLNYSAYLGEIIRGGIQSIEHGQMEAAKAIGMSYWQAMRRVIIPQTYKRLMPPIGNEFIALIKDTALVSTIAMVELMRSADQMFNAYFNVTALILAALIYLLFTTIFTFVFEKIEVRAGIYENR from the coding sequence ATGAAATTTTTTACCGGCAGGGTCGCCAAACGGTCGATCCTGCTTTTTTCTTGCGTGCTGTTACTCCTGGCTTCGGCCTGCTTCGCCAAGGATTACGATCAGCTCTTCACCGATGCCAACGACGCCATGGCGCAGGGGGATCTCCCCGCCGCCATCGCCCTGCTGAAGAAGGTGGAGTTCGAGAAGGGTGACGAAAGCGGCGCCTTCGTCAGGAGCAGGATGCAGATCGCGAGGCTGCAATTCGCCCTGAAGGACATGGAGCAGGCAAGCTCCGCCGCCAAGGAAGTGCTGGCCGTCTACCCCGACAACAGCGAGGCCTTGAACTTCCTCGCCTCGGTCAAGCAGGAGCAAACGCCGCGCTACCAGGTCTTCATCCAGGACTGCCTCCGCTTCCTGCCGCAGCTGTTGAAGGGCGCGGTGATGACCATCACGCTGGTGGTGTGCATCATCCTCATTTCGCCCATCGGCGGACTCCTCATCGCGCTCGGGCGCATCAGCACCTTCAAGCCGGTGTCGGGCCTGTGCTGGTTCTTCATCTGGCTCTTCCGCGGCACGCCGCTGCTATTGCAGCTCTTCTTCATCTACTACGGCCTCCCGTCCCTGGGGGTCACCTTCAAGCCCTTCACCGCCGCCATCCTCGGCCTCGGGCTCAACTACTCCGCTTACCTCGGCGAAATCATCCGCGGCGGCATCCAGAGTATCGAGCACGGTCAGATGGAGGCGGCCAAGGCCATCGGCATGAGCTATTGGCAGGCGATGCGCCGGGTGATCATCCCGCAGACCTACAAGCGGCTCATGCCCCCCATCGGCAACGAGTTTATCGCCCTCATCAAGGACACCGCGCTCGTTTCCACCATCGCCATGGTCGAGCTGATGCGCTCCGCGGACCAGATGTTCAACGCCTACTTCAACGTGACGGCGCTGATCCTGGCGGCGCTCATCTACCTGCTGTTCACCACCATCTTTACCTTCGTCTTCGAAAAGATCGAGGTTCGGGCCGGCATCTATGAAAACCGCTAA
- a CDS encoding protein-L-isoaspartate(D-aspartate) O-methyltransferase, whose product MTSDAKREVEARKERMLSLHLVGRGIRDAAVLRAMREVPREAFLPPGLELFAYEDGPLPIQNGQTISQPYIVAYMIEALELQGTEKVLEIGTGSGYAAAVLSLCAAEVFTVERLPSLAHPAAERLRELGYGNVTVHVGDGTLGWQEHAPYDAIVVTAGAPGVPEELELQLAPGGRLVIPVGPTPHLQDLVRVRREQNGDLHHETLCGVRFVPLIGAQGWED is encoded by the coding sequence ATGACCAGCGATGCGAAAAGGGAAGTCGAAGCGAGGAAGGAGCGGATGCTGAGCCTGCACCTCGTGGGGCGCGGCATCCGGGACGCGGCGGTTTTGAGGGCGATGCGCGAGGTGCCCAGGGAGGCGTTTCTTCCCCCCGGGCTGGAGCTTTTCGCCTACGAGGACGGGCCGCTGCCGATCCAGAACGGGCAGACCATCTCCCAGCCCTACATCGTCGCGTACATGATCGAGGCGTTGGAACTGCAGGGGACGGAGAAGGTCCTGGAGATCGGGACCGGTTCCGGCTACGCGGCAGCCGTCCTGAGCCTGTGCGCGGCGGAGGTCTTCACCGTGGAACGGCTCCCGTCCCTGGCGCATCCGGCCGCGGAGCGTCTGCGCGAGCTCGGCTACGGCAACGTTACGGTGCACGTGGGAGACGGCACCCTTGGCTGGCAGGAACATGCCCCCTACGATGCCATCGTGGTGACCGCCGGAGCGCCCGGGGTCCCCGAGGAGCTCGAGTTGCAACTGGCACCGGGAGGGCGGCTGGTGATTCCCGTCGGGCCGACGCCGCACCTGCAGGACCTGGTGCGGGTGCGGCGCGAGCAAAACGGGGACCTGCACCACGAAACCCTCTGCGGGGTCCGCTTCGTGCCGCTGATCGGGGCGCAGGGGTGGGAGGACTAG
- a CDS encoding GSU3473 family protein, with protein sequence MTEFGTQNTVNVADTGTSLRTADKTFFKSCGKAPIGIALELDAPQEDATMGVLVCYDDFTYDVINDYFLDHLLSTGCIIGFDRSEHWVKKEETTAATALQRRHASP encoded by the coding sequence ATGACAGAATTTGGAACGCAAAACACGGTGAACGTGGCCGACACGGGGACATCACTTCGCACGGCAGATAAAACTTTCTTTAAGTCGTGCGGCAAAGCTCCGATAGGTATTGCATTGGAACTAGATGCACCACAGGAGGACGCAACAATGGGCGTGCTGGTCTGCTACGACGACTTTACCTATGACGTGATCAACGATTATTTCCTGGACCACCTGCTGTCGACCGGCTGCATCATCGGTTTTGACCGCTCCGAGCACTGGGTGAAGAAAGAGGAAACCACCGCTGCCACCGCTTTGCAGCGCCGACATGCCTCGCCTTAG
- a CDS encoding amino acid ABC transporter ATP-binding protein: MKTANQPLLSLKGITKHFGSLTAVNGVDLDVCPGEIVVIIGPSGSGKSTLLRSINFLEEIEEGTIVFEGNEIGYVANKHGRRHLDAPHKICALRSEIGMVFQHFNLFPHMTVLGNVMEGPLTVQKKGSEEARDIALDMLAKVGLSDKRDVYPATLSGGQKQRVAIARALAMRPKLMLFDEPTSALDPELIGEVFDTIRDLGKEGMTMIIVTHQMGFAKEMADRVIFMEKGSFVAQGTPEDFFANQMEHDRIKSFLNRIL, from the coding sequence ATGAAAACCGCTAACCAACCGTTGTTAAGCCTCAAGGGGATCACCAAGCACTTTGGCTCGCTCACCGCCGTGAACGGAGTGGACCTCGATGTCTGCCCCGGCGAGATCGTGGTCATCATCGGGCCGTCGGGGTCCGGGAAGTCGACGCTGTTGCGCTCCATCAACTTCCTCGAGGAGATCGAGGAGGGGACCATCGTCTTCGAGGGGAACGAGATCGGCTACGTGGCCAACAAGCACGGGCGCCGGCACCTGGACGCGCCGCACAAGATCTGCGCGCTGCGCTCCGAGATCGGCATGGTGTTCCAGCACTTCAACCTGTTCCCTCATATGACTGTGCTCGGCAACGTGATGGAAGGGCCGCTCACCGTGCAGAAGAAGGGCTCTGAGGAGGCGCGCGACATCGCGTTGGACATGCTGGCCAAGGTCGGACTCTCCGACAAGCGCGACGTCTACCCCGCCACCCTCTCCGGCGGCCAGAAGCAGCGCGTCGCCATCGCGCGGGCGCTTGCCATGCGCCCCAAGCTGATGCTCTTCGACGAGCCCACCTCGGCTCTGGATCCTGAACTCATCGGCGAAGTCTTCGACACCATCCGCGATCTCGGCAAGGAAGGGATGACCATGATCATCGTCACCCACCAGATGGGCTTTGCCAAGGAAATGGCGGACCGGGTCATCTTCATGGAGAAGGGCTCCTTCGTGGCCCAGGGGACCCCGGAGGACTTCTTCGCCAACCAGATGGAGCACGACCGCATAAAGTCCTTCCTGAACCGCATCCTGTAA
- a CDS encoding RluA family pseudouridine synthase, with the protein MLTYEISAQDHLRRVDSFMRNLLPSAQFSYIKKLINSGHLKVNGAPAEPGDLLHYADQVTLKESSKTAAFLARLTPELDILFEDSWIICFNKPAGLAVHRTEDPEEITLVDLAETLLKKRDGVGRLRPVNRLDKGTSGAIILAKSSVAAGMFGKMVQEEGLGKLYLAMVEGKLQKQGTIDAALDGKESQTSYVRLFQGGGVSLLAVYPLTGRMHQIRQHFRMIGHPILGDKRYGGRKLSGFTGHALHSFRTTLIHPATGEEIDIPAPLPESLLRLATRCGAVSDESFLKTLNDVPAAETLALS; encoded by the coding sequence ATGTTAACCTACGAAATATCGGCCCAAGACCACCTGCGGCGCGTGGACAGTTTCATGCGCAACCTCCTTCCCAGCGCGCAGTTTTCCTACATCAAAAAGCTGATCAACTCGGGACACCTCAAGGTGAACGGCGCTCCCGCCGAACCCGGCGACCTGCTGCACTACGCCGACCAGGTGACGCTCAAGGAAAGCTCCAAGACCGCGGCCTTCCTGGCCCGGCTCACACCGGAGCTCGACATCCTGTTCGAGGACAGCTGGATCATCTGCTTCAACAAGCCGGCGGGACTCGCCGTACACCGCACCGAGGATCCGGAAGAAATCACCCTGGTCGACCTGGCCGAGACGCTTTTGAAAAAACGCGACGGCGTCGGCCGCCTGCGCCCGGTGAACCGGCTGGACAAGGGAACCTCCGGGGCCATCATCCTGGCCAAAAGTTCGGTCGCCGCCGGGATGTTCGGCAAGATGGTGCAGGAGGAAGGGCTGGGCAAGCTGTACCTCGCCATGGTGGAGGGGAAGCTGCAGAAGCAGGGAACCATCGATGCGGCGCTGGACGGAAAGGAGTCGCAGACCAGTTACGTGAGGCTGTTCCAGGGAGGGGGCGTGTCGCTTTTGGCGGTGTATCCGCTCACCGGGCGCATGCACCAGATCAGGCAGCACTTCAGGATGATCGGGCACCCGATCCTGGGGGACAAGCGCTACGGCGGCAGAAAGCTTTCCGGCTTCACCGGCCACGCCCTGCACTCCTTCCGGACCACGCTGATTCACCCCGCCACCGGTGAAGAGATCGATATCCCGGCACCGTTACCGGAGTCACTACTGCGGCTCGCCACCCGTTGCGGCGCGGTGAGCGACGAGTCCTTCCTCAAGACCCTGAACGACGTACCCGCTGCCGAGACGCTGGCGCTCTCCTAG
- a CDS encoding archease, with amino-acid sequence MPFEYRSDIAHADVAFDAWAPTLEELFRDAARATMEVMVENLDQVRPAQTLELKLEQENEEMLLFDFLNELIFYKDARRLILLPADIEISPSDGGLTVRATLSGEEIAPTRHEMRTDVKAVTFLRYKVEQVPQGWRATVVLDV; translated from the coding sequence ATGCCGTTTGAGTACCGCAGCGACATCGCCCATGCCGACGTCGCCTTCGACGCCTGGGCGCCGACATTGGAAGAGTTGTTCCGCGACGCGGCACGGGCCACCATGGAGGTGATGGTGGAGAACCTGGACCAGGTGCGCCCGGCGCAGACACTGGAGCTGAAGCTGGAGCAGGAAAACGAAGAGATGCTTCTGTTCGATTTTCTAAACGAGCTGATTTTCTACAAGGATGCCCGCAGGCTGATCCTGCTCCCGGCCGATATCGAGATCTCGCCCAGCGACGGCGGGCTCACCGTGCGGGCGACGCTGTCGGGAGAGGAGATCGCCCCGACACGCCACGAAATGAGGACCGATGTGAAGGCGGTTACCTTCCTGCGCTACAAGGTGGAGCAGGTGCCGCAAGGATGGCGGGCGACGGTGGTGCTGGACGTGTAG
- the rpsA gene encoding 30S ribosomal protein S1, which translates to MDNDHREEMETEEESFADLFERSQKDAGRLEPGAKVEATVLQIAKDWVFLDTGRKGEGVLDIKELLDAEGNLTVKVGDKVTAWFVSSRNNEMRFTTKLGAGSSHSAGNAQLEEAYAAGIPVQGVVEKEVKGGFEVKVAGSRAFCPFSQIALRRVEDTAALVGKQMSFKITEYSEKGRNIVLSHRALLEEELQQQKDALKETLKVGDRVKGTVTSLRDFGAFVSIGAVEGLLPVSEVAWARVNHVSEVLSVGQEVEVVVKGIDWEKNRISFSLKDTLADPWEEAASAFPEGSYQNGKVARLTPFGAFVTLASGVDGLIHISKLGAGKRIQHPKEVLTEGQEVEVKVEAVDREAKKISLALASVSRAAEEQAQSMDAYKKTVAEAPKGMGTLGDLLKAKLKG; encoded by the coding sequence ATGGATAACGATCACAGGGAAGAGATGGAAACCGAAGAGGAGAGCTTTGCCGATCTGTTCGAGCGGAGCCAGAAGGATGCGGGCCGGCTGGAGCCGGGCGCCAAGGTCGAGGCGACCGTGCTGCAGATCGCCAAGGACTGGGTCTTTCTGGACACCGGTCGCAAAGGCGAAGGGGTCCTCGATATCAAGGAACTCCTTGACGCCGAGGGCAACCTGACCGTCAAGGTCGGTGACAAGGTCACCGCCTGGTTCGTCTCTTCGCGCAACAACGAGATGCGTTTCACCACCAAGCTCGGCGCCGGCAGCAGCCACTCCGCCGGGAACGCGCAGCTCGAAGAGGCTTACGCCGCCGGCATTCCGGTCCAGGGCGTGGTCGAAAAGGAAGTAAAGGGAGGTTTCGAGGTCAAGGTCGCCGGTTCCCGCGCCTTCTGCCCGTTCTCCCAGATCGCCCTGAGAAGGGTGGAGGACACCGCGGCCCTGGTGGGCAAGCAGATGTCCTTCAAGATCACCGAGTACTCCGAGAAAGGGCGCAACATCGTCCTGTCCCACCGCGCGCTGCTCGAGGAAGAGCTGCAGCAGCAGAAAGACGCGCTTAAAGAGACGCTGAAGGTCGGCGACCGCGTGAAGGGTACCGTCACCTCGCTGCGCGATTTCGGCGCTTTCGTTTCCATCGGCGCCGTCGAAGGGCTCCTGCCGGTTTCCGAGGTGGCCTGGGCGCGCGTGAACCACGTGAGCGAGGTACTCTCGGTCGGCCAGGAAGTAGAGGTCGTGGTGAAAGGAATCGACTGGGAGAAGAACCGCATCTCCTTCTCGCTTAAAGATACCCTGGCCGATCCCTGGGAAGAGGCGGCGAGCGCCTTCCCGGAAGGGTCCTACCAGAACGGCAAGGTGGCAAGGCTTACCCCCTTTGGCGCCTTCGTTACCCTGGCAAGCGGCGTGGACGGCCTGATCCACATCTCCAAGCTCGGGGCCGGCAAGCGCATCCAGCACCCGAAAGAGGTTCTGACCGAAGGTCAGGAGGTCGAGGTGAAGGTCGAGGCGGTGGACCGCGAGGCGAAAAAGATCTCGCTGGCCCTGGCTTCGGTGAGCCGCGCCGCAGAAGAACAGGCCCAGAGCATGGACGCCTACAAGAAGACCGTGGCCGAAGCCCCCAAGGGGATGGGCACCCTGGGCGATCTGCTCAAGGCTAAGCTGAAGGGGTAA
- the eno gene encoding phosphopyruvate hydratase translates to MSQITDVYAREILDSRGNPTLEVEVFLDSGAMGRAAVPSGASTGEREALELRDGDKGRYLGKGVEKAVANVNDIIADEITGMDATDQVGIDKKMLELDGTEFKSRLGANAILGVSLAVAKAAADEVGLPLYQYIGGSNAKELPLPMMNIINGGAHADNNVDIQEFMIMPAGAKTFKEALRMGAEIFHALKSVLKAKGYNTAVGDEGGFAPNLKSNEEALEVIMEAIVKAGYKPGEEVLLALDVASSELFENGVYTLENEAEPKKTADQMVDFYENLVNKYPIISIEDGMAENDWDGWKKLTDRLGKRIQIVGDDLFVTNPSILKEGIKKGIANSILIKLNQIGTLTETLDAIEMAKRAGYTCVISHRSGETEDVTLADLAVAVNAGQIKTGSLCRTDRVAKYNQLLRIEDELDEVALFRGADVFYNVKR, encoded by the coding sequence ATGAGCCAGATAACCGACGTTTACGCCAGGGAAATACTTGATTCCAGGGGAAATCCGACACTTGAGGTCGAGGTGTTCCTGGATTCCGGTGCTATGGGCAGAGCCGCGGTTCCCTCCGGGGCCTCCACCGGCGAGCGCGAAGCGCTGGAACTGCGTGACGGCGACAAAGGGCGCTACCTCGGCAAAGGCGTTGAGAAAGCCGTTGCCAACGTCAACGACATCATCGCGGACGAGATCACCGGCATGGACGCCACCGACCAGGTGGGGATCGACAAGAAGATGCTGGAGCTCGACGGCACCGAGTTCAAGAGCCGCCTGGGCGCCAACGCCATCCTCGGCGTCTCCCTCGCCGTGGCCAAGGCCGCGGCCGACGAAGTAGGCCTGCCGCTGTACCAGTACATCGGCGGCTCCAACGCCAAAGAACTGCCGTTGCCCATGATGAACATCATCAACGGCGGCGCCCACGCCGACAACAACGTCGACATCCAGGAATTCATGATCATGCCGGCCGGCGCCAAGACCTTCAAGGAAGCCCTCAGGATGGGCGCCGAGATCTTCCACGCGCTGAAATCCGTGCTCAAGGCCAAGGGTTACAACACCGCTGTCGGCGACGAGGGCGGCTTCGCACCGAACCTCAAGTCCAACGAGGAGGCCCTCGAGGTGATCATGGAGGCCATCGTCAAGGCGGGCTACAAGCCGGGCGAGGAAGTGCTCCTGGCGCTCGACGTCGCCTCTTCCGAGCTGTTCGAGAACGGGGTCTACACCCTGGAGAACGAGGCGGAGCCCAAGAAGACCGCGGACCAGATGGTCGACTTCTACGAGAACCTGGTCAACAAGTACCCGATCATCTCCATCGAGGACGGCATGGCCGAGAACGATTGGGACGGCTGGAAGAAGCTCACCGACCGCCTGGGCAAGCGCATCCAGATCGTGGGTGACGACCTGTTCGTGACCAACCCCTCCATCCTCAAGGAAGGGATCAAGAAAGGGATCGCCAACTCCATCCTGATCAAGCTGAACCAGATCGGCACCCTGACCGAGACCCTCGACGCCATCGAGATGGCCAAGCGCGCCGGTTACACCTGTGTCATCTCGCACCGTTCCGGCGAGACCGAGGACGTGACCCTGGCCGACCTGGCCGTGGCCGTCAACGCGGGCCAGATCAAGACCGGTTCGCTGTGCCGTACCGACCGCGTCGCCAAGTACAACCAGCTCCTGAGGATCGAGGACGAGCTGGACGAAGTGGCCCTGTTCAGGGGCGCCGACGTCTTCTACAACGTAAAAAGGTAG
- a CDS encoding BON domain-containing protein, whose amino-acid sequence MIRAEEVIGTIRAGLEREARVNLHDHPIELSFADGVITIAGEVGGIAAKKLALNIAARPQPVTGIVDRLRVEPSEQMADGAIRDHVCNALVSEPAFMQYAVQAIVKQDLEEVRGTAQRGLERVLEVEVDDGVVILNGRVESISHKRLAGVLAWWVPGSRDVVNGIEVWSDPDENEDELVDLIRIVLEKDPLVNAAQITVRSNAGVVTLEGAVPTPNNKRAAESDVWYVLGVNEVVNNLVVTG is encoded by the coding sequence ATGATCAGAGCTGAAGAGGTCATCGGAACCATTCGGGCAGGTCTCGAGCGGGAGGCGCGGGTAAACCTCCATGACCATCCCATCGAGTTGAGCTTCGCCGACGGCGTCATCACCATTGCGGGCGAAGTGGGGGGGATCGCTGCCAAGAAGCTTGCCCTTAACATCGCCGCCAGGCCGCAGCCGGTCACCGGGATCGTGGACCGGCTGCGCGTCGAGCCGTCGGAGCAGATGGCGGACGGCGCCATCCGCGACCATGTCTGCAACGCACTCGTCAGCGAGCCGGCCTTCATGCAGTACGCCGTCCAGGCGATTGTGAAGCAGGACCTGGAAGAGGTGCGCGGCACGGCGCAACGGGGACTGGAGCGGGTCCTCGAGGTCGAGGTCGACGATGGCGTGGTGATCCTCAACGGCAGGGTCGAGAGTATCTCGCACAAGCGGCTGGCCGGCGTTCTGGCATGGTGGGTGCCGGGAAGCAGGGACGTGGTCAACGGCATCGAGGTGTGGTCCGACCCCGATGAGAACGAGGATGAACTGGTGGACCTGATCAGGATCGTCCTGGAGAAGGACCCGCTGGTGAACGCGGCGCAGATCACGGTTCGCAGCAACGCGGGCGTGGTGACCCTGGAGGGGGCTGTGCCCACCCCCAACAACAAGCGCGCCGCCGAATCCGATGTCTGGTACGTGCTGGGGGTGAACGAGGTGGTGAACAACCTGGTGGTGACCGGGTGA